The Virgibacillus phasianinus genome includes a window with the following:
- a CDS encoding YhdT family protein — protein sequence MENKKRKQERRFAIANREAIIGCILAVINFVWWYGFAYGLGSKPPEEYTYILGFPAWIFFSLILGTLFMFVLVFIVVKFLLTDISLEDEDENEEDEDEVMNV from the coding sequence TTGGAGAATAAAAAAAGAAAGCAGGAACGCCGTTTTGCAATAGCTAACCGGGAAGCCATTATTGGTTGTATATTGGCCGTCATTAATTTTGTATGGTGGTACGGTTTTGCCTATGGACTGGGTTCGAAACCGCCTGAAGAATATACTTACATACTGGGGTTTCCGGCATGGATCTTTTTCAGTTTGATTTTGGGAACGCTTTTCATGTTTGTGCTGGTTTTTATCGTGGTTAAGTTTTTACTGACAGATATATCGCTGGAGGATGAAGATGAAAACGAAGAAGACGAAGATGAGGTGATGAACGTATGA
- a CDS encoding GntR family transcriptional regulator, producing MNRLFNQSSPRRISAKDLAYFELKQKILEGILAPDEVLVEEELSQELGVSRTPLREALQILVFENLIERQSNGRLKVASMSIKEVEEIFNVRSKLEEIAVEQATENATEDDMNHLTNIVYMIKQTYGDGKIDDLLYYGNKFHNYIYDLSENRTVKNIISQLNDHIYRYKRIIFNEKNCGVMDDSEEHELILERIVQRDKAGAKSAMKKHIQNSLKDAVHAIKKSKYYDENDQVDEVQ from the coding sequence ATGAATCGTTTATTTAACCAATCTTCACCTCGAAGGATTTCCGCTAAGGATCTGGCATATTTTGAATTAAAACAAAAAATATTAGAAGGAATACTGGCGCCTGATGAGGTATTAGTTGAGGAGGAGTTGTCACAAGAATTAGGCGTTAGTCGTACACCGCTGCGTGAAGCGTTGCAAATACTAGTTTTTGAAAATTTAATTGAACGCCAATCAAATGGACGACTTAAGGTTGCTTCTATGTCCATTAAAGAAGTAGAAGAAATCTTTAATGTAAGGAGCAAACTAGAAGAAATAGCGGTTGAACAGGCTACGGAAAATGCAACCGAGGATGATATGAACCATTTAACCAATATTGTCTATATGATTAAACAGACGTACGGCGATGGGAAAATTGATGATCTTTTGTATTATGGTAACAAATTCCACAACTATATCTATGATTTAAGTGAAAACAGAACAGTAAAGAATATCATTTCGCAATTGAATGACCATATTTATCGATATAAACGGATCATCTTTAATGAAAAAAATTGCGGTGTTATGGATGATTCTGAAGAACATGAATTAATTTTGGAACGTATTGTGCAAAGAGATAAGGCTGGTGCCAAATCAGCAATGAAAAAGCATATCCAAAATAGCTTGAAGGATGCAGTCCACGCAATTAAAAAATCCAAATACTACGATGAAAATGACCAGGTAGATGAAGTCCAATAA
- a CDS encoding SDR family NAD(P)-dependent oxidoreductase, whose translation MTLKGKTMIVTGAAGGMGKATVALLLEEGANVAGCDLHTDSLDEFNGHPGFMAYQGNLLAEDTVRHIFKETFDRFGSIDGLANILGIAQSATPIEDCSLDDYRKIMDVNMTSIFLTCREAAHYMRKQQQGKIVNIGSVSTTRPRPGLQCYVASKGAVESFSKALALELAADQINVNVLHPGPADTTMLGQFSGEGANVDDTKKEVFEKSVPLGRLLKPEDIAQSVKFLLSEETNMVTGSVLHVDGGRNI comes from the coding sequence ATGACATTGAAAGGGAAAACGATGATTGTAACAGGTGCCGCTGGAGGAATGGGAAAAGCTACTGTAGCATTATTGCTGGAAGAAGGAGCAAATGTAGCTGGTTGTGATTTACATACGGATTCGCTTGATGAATTTAATGGCCACCCCGGTTTTATGGCATATCAAGGAAATCTACTAGCAGAAGATACGGTACGTCATATTTTTAAAGAAACCTTTGATCGTTTTGGATCCATTGATGGGCTGGCCAATATTCTCGGGATTGCTCAAAGCGCAACACCGATTGAAGACTGCAGCCTGGATGACTATCGAAAAATCATGGATGTGAATATGACTAGTATTTTTTTAACATGCCGGGAAGCTGCTCACTATATGAGAAAACAGCAGCAGGGAAAAATTGTTAATATTGGTTCGGTATCCACAACTAGACCAAGGCCAGGCCTGCAATGCTATGTTGCTTCCAAAGGGGCGGTAGAGTCTTTTTCCAAAGCGCTTGCCTTGGAGCTGGCAGCAGACCAGATTAATGTGAATGTTCTTCATCCTGGTCCAGCTGATACAACTATGCTTGGACAATTTTCAGGAGAAGGTGCGAATGTGGATGATACGAAAAAAGAGGTCTTTGAAAAAAGTGTGCCACTTGGCAGATTATTGAAACCAGAAGATATTGCACAGTCGGTTAAATTCCTGTTGTCAGAAGAAACAAATATGGTTACAGGATCCGTTTTACATGTAGATGGGGGAAGAAATATCTAA
- a CDS encoding tartrate dehydrogenase: MNVDKIAILPGDGIGPEVTREAVKILQTLSEIDSTFQMETKEFNWNSDYYLEHGRMMPEDGLDQLKDFDAILFGAIGDYRVPDSVTIWNLILPIRKHFQQYVNFRPVKLLRGMESPLKQDNPIDFVIIRENSEGEYTDSGGNMFHGETREMAIQNTVMTRQGITQIAEFAYQYAREHGLTKVTNATKSNVVVHAMSFWDRMVEEIADKNKDIAYEKYYIDALAAYFVQRPKSFEVVLASNLFGDILSDLGSAIVGGLGLAPSGNINPSGEFPSMFEAVHGSAPDIAGKGIANPMAQIWSAALMLEHLGRRDLHDAVLTAMEEVLEEKKVLTPDIGGTASTVEIGDVIAGKLKKIMG, translated from the coding sequence ATGAACGTAGATAAGATTGCGATTTTACCTGGGGACGGAATTGGCCCGGAAGTGACAAGGGAAGCAGTGAAGATATTACAGACACTTTCCGAAATTGATTCGACCTTTCAAATGGAAACCAAAGAATTTAACTGGAATAGTGATTACTATCTGGAACATGGACGAATGATGCCTGAGGATGGGCTCGATCAGTTAAAAGATTTTGACGCCATTTTATTCGGTGCGATTGGAGATTACCGGGTGCCGGACTCCGTTACGATATGGAATTTAATTTTGCCAATTCGAAAACATTTTCAGCAATACGTTAATTTTAGACCGGTCAAGCTTCTCCGTGGAATGGAAAGCCCCTTGAAACAGGATAATCCGATTGATTTTGTCATTATCCGTGAGAATAGTGAGGGGGAATATACCGATTCGGGTGGCAATATGTTTCACGGGGAAACGAGGGAAATGGCAATACAGAACACGGTGATGACAAGGCAGGGTATCACGCAAATTGCTGAATTTGCGTATCAATATGCCCGGGAACATGGTCTAACGAAAGTAACGAATGCAACAAAGTCAAACGTCGTTGTCCATGCAATGTCATTTTGGGATCGGATGGTAGAGGAAATTGCTGACAAGAACAAGGATATCGCCTATGAAAAATATTATATTGACGCCTTGGCTGCCTATTTTGTCCAGCGGCCGAAATCTTTCGAAGTGGTACTCGCGTCCAATTTATTCGGTGACATTTTATCGGATTTGGGATCAGCCATCGTCGGAGGGCTGGGGCTTGCCCCGTCTGGAAATATAAACCCAAGTGGTGAATTTCCTTCCATGTTTGAAGCCGTGCACGGATCTGCTCCGGATATCGCTGGAAAAGGTATTGCCAATCCCATGGCCCAAATCTGGTCAGCAGCGCTCATGCTGGAGCATTTAGGAAGAAGAGATCTGCATGACGCTGTCTTAACAGCCATGGAAGAAGTTTTGGAAGAGAAAAAAGTGTTAACGCCGGATATTGGCGGGACGGCGTCAACTGTGGAAATTGGAGACGTTATTGCCGGGAAACTGAAAAAAATAATGGGGTGA
- a CDS encoding FadR/GntR family transcriptional regulator, with the protein MTFSIDKISLNRTISSEIVLIIKDNLLSGELKPGDKLPTEKELMEKLGVSRTPVREAIKILEAIGVIQIKRGEGMFITNNPSHFSLNPLIFSLIMHSNSMEQLIEFRQHFEVLLINMIITDGNKDISKIEEVYQSQKERMNSSLSPEELAEIDLEFHHAVLEATNNPFVIEIGKTIYEIIKPNMIHFKHTSNIKRTLQTHNFYLELLRGNTDFNSSTLVQQMIKNNEEMVE; encoded by the coding sequence ATGACTTTTTCCATTGATAAAATCAGCTTAAATCGCACCATATCCTCAGAAATTGTATTAATTATTAAAGATAATCTTCTCAGCGGAGAATTAAAACCAGGTGACAAACTGCCCACTGAAAAGGAATTAATGGAGAAATTAGGGGTAAGCAGAACCCCTGTCAGAGAAGCAATTAAGATTTTAGAAGCTATTGGGGTAATCCAAATTAAACGTGGCGAAGGAATGTTTATTACAAATAACCCCTCTCACTTTTCATTAAATCCGCTAATATTCAGTTTGATTATGCATAGTAACAGCATGGAGCAGCTTATCGAGTTTCGCCAGCACTTTGAGGTTCTATTAATAAACATGATCATCACAGATGGAAACAAGGATATCAGTAAAATTGAAGAAGTCTATCAGTCGCAAAAGGAAAGAATGAATTCTAGCTTAAGTCCTGAGGAACTCGCCGAGATAGATTTAGAATTTCATCATGCAGTTCTGGAAGCAACAAATAACCCATTTGTCATCGAAATCGGTAAAACTATTTATGAAATTATCAAGCCGAATATGATCCATTTCAAACACACAAGCAACATCAAGCGGACGTTACAAACACATAACTTCTACTTGGAATTACTGCGTGGTAACACCGACTTTAACTCCAGTACGCTGGTTCAGCAGATGATTAAAAACAATGAGGAGATGGTAGAATAA
- the panF gene encoding sodium/pantothenate symporter has translation MNWNVITPLLLFLVVIFLIGIWSNRKLSKAEGFLSDYFLGSREFGGLVLAMTMVATYGSASSFLGGPGAAYTIGFGWVLLAMTQVATGYFVLLILGKKFAIVARRYNAVTLIDFLKERYKSTAVVLLAAFSIIVFLFSAMAAQWVGGAYLIQSVTGINYTAALFIFTASVLVYVTIGGFRAVVITDTVQGIVMLFGTILLLVAVVIAGGGLSTIFSDLVSINPNLITPFGHDGSLTASYVSSYWILVGVGVVAVPQVAVRAMSYKNSKSMHRAIMIGTVVVGTIMLGMHLIGVFARPVLPGIEVADKVIPFIALEVVPPWLAGILLAGPLAAIMSTVDSLLLLVSSSIVKDVYLNYLKPKATEKQIKTVSMSVTAVIGIVAFLLAISPPDLLIFLNLFAFGGLEAAFMWPLILGLYWKYANKTGAIASMITGIGSYIAIHFYNQAFGDLFGVHTVTVPVFLSLIVFVVFSLIFKQEAYEFPTRNIRKGA, from the coding sequence ATGAATTGGAATGTGATTACCCCATTATTATTATTTCTAGTGGTGATTTTCCTGATCGGAATCTGGTCGAACCGGAAATTATCGAAGGCAGAGGGCTTTCTAAGCGATTATTTTCTTGGGAGCCGTGAGTTTGGAGGATTGGTTCTGGCCATGACCATGGTAGCAACCTATGGCAGTGCATCCAGTTTCTTAGGTGGGCCGGGTGCAGCGTATACCATTGGATTTGGCTGGGTTTTGCTTGCGATGACCCAAGTGGCAACAGGATATTTTGTGCTGCTGATATTGGGAAAGAAGTTCGCAATTGTAGCAAGGCGGTATAATGCCGTAACGCTGATTGACTTCTTGAAAGAAAGATATAAAAGTACAGCAGTTGTCCTGTTAGCAGCTTTCAGCATTATCGTCTTTCTTTTCTCTGCAATGGCCGCCCAATGGGTTGGGGGAGCATATCTCATTCAGTCGGTGACAGGAATTAATTATACGGCTGCTTTGTTTATTTTTACGGCATCTGTCTTGGTATATGTAACGATTGGCGGTTTTCGCGCTGTTGTTATCACAGATACGGTTCAGGGAATTGTCATGCTTTTTGGAACAATACTATTGCTTGTTGCTGTAGTCATCGCTGGGGGCGGATTATCCACTATTTTTTCTGATTTGGTATCTATTAATCCAAATTTAATTACACCTTTTGGTCATGACGGTTCATTAACAGCTTCCTACGTATCTTCTTACTGGATCCTTGTCGGTGTTGGTGTTGTTGCTGTACCACAGGTTGCCGTTAGGGCAATGTCCTATAAAAATTCTAAATCCATGCATCGAGCAATTATGATAGGGACTGTTGTAGTAGGAACGATTATGCTTGGGATGCATTTAATCGGTGTGTTTGCGAGACCGGTGCTGCCAGGGATTGAAGTAGCGGACAAGGTTATTCCATTTATTGCTTTAGAGGTAGTGCCGCCATGGCTTGCCGGTATCCTCCTTGCTGGTCCTTTAGCAGCAATTATGTCGACGGTAGACTCGTTGTTGTTGTTAGTCAGCTCATCGATTGTCAAGGATGTTTATTTAAATTACCTCAAACCAAAGGCAACGGAAAAACAGATTAAAACAGTAAGTATGAGTGTGACTGCGGTAATCGGTATTGTTGCTTTTCTGCTAGCCATTAGTCCGCCTGATTTGTTAATCTTTTTGAACCTATTTGCATTTGGCGGGTTAGAAGCTGCGTTTATGTGGCCGCTTATATTAGGGTTGTATTGGAAATATGCCAATAAAACTGGAGCGATTGCTTCGATGATTACCGGTATTGGTTCTTATATTGCCATTCACTTTTATAATCAGGCTTTTGGCGATTTATTCGGCGTACATACCGTTACAGTTCCGGTGTTTCTTTCGTTGATTGTATTTGTGGTGTTTAGTTTGATCTTTAAGCAGGAAGCCTATGAATTTCCGACACGGAATATTAGAAAGGGAGCGTAG
- a CDS encoding amidase, whose product MKLVMDWNEWSDLDAMGIAELVRNGEITPREVAQQVSAGVEALNPEINSVIEIFDDVVKDPLKDGMDPEGVFAGVPFLMKDLSSTVKGRLQEMGSLMMKGNRATADSFLTKQIRNAGLNIIGRTTTPEFGLCSSAENPDVYITRNPWNLDYTTCGSSAGTAASVAAGIIPISHATDGGGSIRIPAGVNGNIGLKPSRGVFSAAPNSSDLMNVVSAQGCHTRTIRDTAAFVDNCRGGAPGEFMPYWKPSESYTEQIRRDPKKLRIAVSHEWGDYRATPHIVAELERAAHFLEGLGHHVEWVVPDVNLHAAYEAQTSAYIMKFAQTISNILEQKGLERPPADLIEPMCIRVFEEGRFASYAERARMQGVFNKTSRELATFFEDWDIILTPVMASPTPLLGTKEYLTISDNPSVYNWFENLWGIFAYTSIANLCGLPGISLPMAEMENGMPFGIHALARQGDDGLLLQLGAQIERALDGKWNHGRKPAVHVSEI is encoded by the coding sequence ATGAAATTAGTGATGGACTGGAATGAATGGTCTGATCTTGATGCCATGGGTATTGCGGAATTGGTACGGAATGGTGAGATTACCCCGCGGGAAGTGGCCCAACAGGTTTCCGCTGGCGTCGAGGCCTTAAACCCTGAGATCAACTCCGTCATTGAGATTTTTGATGACGTTGTCAAAGATCCCTTGAAGGATGGGATGGATCCTGAAGGGGTCTTTGCGGGCGTGCCATTTTTAATGAAGGATTTAAGTTCAACTGTCAAAGGCCGCCTGCAGGAAATGGGTTCGCTTATGATGAAGGGAAACCGCGCTACTGCTGATAGTTTCCTGACCAAACAAATCCGTAACGCTGGTCTTAACATTATCGGTCGAACGACAACGCCAGAGTTTGGCCTTTGCAGTTCGGCAGAGAACCCGGACGTCTATATTACGCGAAATCCGTGGAATCTTGACTATACAACTTGCGGCTCCTCGGCTGGTACGGCGGCCTCGGTTGCAGCAGGAATCATTCCAATCTCCCATGCAACGGATGGTGGTGGTTCGATTCGAATTCCTGCAGGTGTGAACGGCAACATCGGTTTGAAACCGTCCCGTGGCGTTTTTTCAGCGGCCCCGAACAGTTCCGACCTGATGAATGTAGTTTCTGCTCAAGGGTGCCATACGCGAACGATCCGTGATACTGCTGCCTTTGTCGATAATTGCAGAGGTGGAGCCCCTGGGGAGTTCATGCCGTATTGGAAGCCGTCTGAGTCATACACCGAGCAAATCCGGCGCGATCCAAAAAAACTTCGTATCGCTGTTTCACATGAGTGGGGTGATTACCGGGCAACACCGCATATTGTAGCTGAATTGGAACGTGCGGCTCATTTCCTGGAGGGACTTGGCCATCACGTGGAGTGGGTTGTTCCCGATGTTAATCTTCATGCCGCCTACGAAGCACAAACTTCGGCATATATCATGAAATTTGCGCAAACGATTTCGAACATACTGGAGCAAAAGGGCCTGGAACGTCCACCTGCTGATCTGATTGAACCGATGTGTATTCGGGTCTTTGAAGAGGGACGATTTGCCAGCTATGCGGAACGCGCCAGGATGCAGGGAGTATTTAATAAAACCTCCCGGGAGCTTGCAACCTTCTTTGAGGACTGGGATATTATCCTGACACCGGTAATGGCCTCGCCCACGCCATTACTTGGAACGAAAGAGTATTTGACGATTAGTGATAACCCCTCCGTCTATAATTGGTTCGAGAATCTCTGGGGCATATTCGCGTATACTTCGATTGCCAATCTCTGCGGTCTTCCGGGCATTTCGCTGCCAATGGCTGAGATGGAAAATGGAATGCCGTTTGGAATTCACGCACTCGCGCGGCAAGGAGACGATGGATTGCTGCTTCAGCTGGGTGCCCAAATCGAGCGTGCACTAGATGGGAAATGGAATCATGGCAGGAAACCCGCTGTCCATGTTTCAGAAATTTAA
- a CDS encoding aldehyde dehydrogenase family protein gives MKAFQMYIDGKWTKGTGTDTIDVKNPSSGEIIATIPRGTEEDVNRAVQAAKAAFNGEEWRKVKAFERGEILFQIADKLKSHRDELAELECIDVGKPLSQAYADVDAAIRYFRFYGGAADKVMGDTIPIEDGLLDYVVREPAGVTAHIIPWNYPLQITSRSVAAAIATGNTVVVKSAEDTPMTAMRLSAFFEEINLPAGVFNHVTGYGQEAGAALSGHPLVNHVTFTGSVGTGIAVGQAAMANVVPSTLELGGKSPNIVFADCDRQKTVEGVVRSIIQNAGQTCSAGARLLVEESFKQEFLEKVVERFGNLTIGAGIQDKDLGPILNDKQYHHVMDMIDLAKEEGDILVGGNSVKVEGYEGGLYIQPTIIDGISRDSRLAQEEIFGPVLTVFTFKDIEEALELANSTDYGLVTGIWTKDISTAHYLASRIDSGQIFINNYGAGGGVQMPFGGYKKSGFGREKGWTALYNYTVMKNVAVKYS, from the coding sequence TTGAAAGCATTCCAAATGTACATTGACGGGAAATGGACGAAGGGTACCGGTACCGACACAATCGATGTGAAGAATCCGTCCAGCGGGGAAATTATTGCCACGATCCCCCGCGGAACAGAGGAAGATGTGAATCGGGCAGTGCAGGCTGCGAAGGCTGCATTTAACGGGGAAGAGTGGCGAAAGGTAAAAGCGTTTGAACGTGGCGAAATTTTATTTCAAATTGCCGACAAACTGAAATCACACAGAGATGAATTGGCTGAACTGGAATGCATAGACGTAGGAAAACCACTTTCGCAGGCATATGCGGACGTGGATGCAGCGATTCGGTATTTTCGGTTTTATGGTGGTGCCGCGGATAAAGTGATGGGCGATACCATTCCGATTGAAGATGGTTTACTGGATTATGTGGTGCGTGAACCGGCCGGAGTAACTGCGCACATTATACCGTGGAATTATCCCCTGCAAATTACTTCGCGCAGTGTTGCAGCGGCAATTGCTACCGGAAATACAGTTGTAGTGAAAAGCGCGGAGGATACACCAATGACAGCAATGAGGTTAAGTGCGTTTTTTGAGGAGATTAATTTGCCAGCAGGTGTGTTTAATCATGTGACCGGTTATGGACAGGAAGCTGGGGCAGCTTTATCAGGTCATCCGCTCGTTAACCATGTTACGTTTACCGGCTCAGTTGGTACGGGGATTGCCGTTGGACAAGCTGCCATGGCTAATGTCGTACCTTCAACCTTGGAGCTGGGCGGAAAATCTCCGAATATTGTATTTGCCGATTGTGATAGGCAGAAAACCGTGGAAGGTGTGGTCCGGTCTATTATTCAGAATGCAGGACAAACCTGCTCTGCGGGAGCAAGACTGTTAGTAGAGGAATCGTTTAAACAAGAATTTTTGGAAAAAGTCGTAGAGCGGTTCGGAAATCTGACGATTGGAGCAGGGATTCAGGATAAAGACCTGGGGCCGATTTTGAACGATAAACAATACCATCATGTAATGGATATGATTGATCTGGCGAAAGAGGAAGGAGATATCCTTGTCGGCGGAAATTCGGTGAAGGTAGAAGGATATGAAGGCGGACTTTATATACAGCCGACCATTATTGACGGGATTAGCAGGGACAGCAGGCTTGCACAAGAGGAAATTTTCGGTCCTGTGTTAACTGTTTTTACGTTTAAGGATATCGAGGAAGCGTTGGAATTAGCAAACAGCACGGATTACGGCCTGGTAACAGGTATTTGGACAAAGGATATAAGTACAGCCCACTATTTAGCAAGCAGAATTGATTCCGGTCAAATATTTATCAATAATTATGGCGCTGGAGGCGGCGTGCAAATGCCATTCGGCGGTTATAAGAAAAGCGGGTTCGGCAGAGAAAAAGGATGGACCGCGCTATATAATTATACCGTAATGAAGAATGTGGCGGTTAAGTATAGCTGA
- a CDS encoding DUF4183 domain-containing protein: protein MKKKYCHPRYTKKSSFDEDLRCKGTCEHCCKECRGSPKNSPVNTNTFNPSFNPSITINVSTGSTPNPSIGLETVQYIALAKEDKKIYTNQDALKQYGSGDILNPNNVSYTNLFVNGVLQPPSIYDLEEAPFT, encoded by the coding sequence TTGAAAAAGAAATATTGTCATCCCAGATATACCAAAAAAAGTTCATTTGACGAAGACCTTCGTTGCAAAGGGACATGCGAGCATTGCTGTAAGGAGTGCAGGGGAAGTCCCAAAAACAGCCCTGTAAATACAAATACATTCAATCCGTCATTTAACCCTTCCATCACAATCAATGTATCCACGGGATCCACTCCAAATCCCAGTATTGGCTTGGAGACTGTCCAATATATTGCGCTTGCTAAAGAGGATAAAAAGATTTATACGAATCAGGACGCTTTAAAACAATACGGAAGTGGCGACATACTAAATCCTAACAACGTTTCCTATACAAATTTGTTTGTAAATGGCGTTTTACAGCCCCCATCCATTTACGATCTGGAGGAAGCGCCCTTCACTTAA
- a CDS encoding DUF4183 domain-containing protein gives MALQLMKLQIGGTVTTNVEPNAASFFNVTTTDTAPGSTLTIDAADFFQDDGSAVTELPQLATDNSYFTVYVNGVAQMEGLSTYTPGATGVGSLAIDVPAGGDPIIADSPVVLQVVNFTPTSTTDFTT, from the coding sequence ATAGCTCTTCAATTAATGAAGTTGCAAATTGGGGGGACAGTCACGACCAATGTCGAACCTAATGCAGCCAGTTTTTTCAATGTCACAACCACCGATACCGCTCCCGGGAGCACATTAACCATTGATGCAGCTGACTTTTTCCAAGATGATGGTTCAGCAGTAACTGAGCTTCCACAATTAGCAACGGATAACAGTTATTTTACTGTGTATGTTAATGGTGTGGCCCAAATGGAAGGTTTGTCAACGTACACACCCGGAGCTACTGGCGTTGGTTCATTAGCAATCGATGTTCCGGCCGGAGGCGATCCGATCATCGCTGATAGTCCTGTGGTCTTGCAAGTTGTCAATTTCACACCAACATCTACCACCGATTTTACAACGTGA
- a CDS encoding cysteine dioxygenase family protein: MGNQVKHYDLDDFVREMTAVVEQSERDDDLVDEAEDLVGKLISDTSWLPVEKMEPDADHYARHSLYWDPQDRFEVLALVWSPGQATPIHDHDGTWGVEGVAAGRMKVTNFLKMEDVSDDVVKLRNSGVMTFNQQSTGQLLPPADCHILEQQGDKPTITIHVYGKQLRKFKIFDPLEEEETFKVRKHIVAYTEES, encoded by the coding sequence ATGGGAAATCAAGTTAAGCACTATGATCTAGATGACTTTGTGAGGGAAATGACTGCAGTTGTAGAACAAAGCGAGAGAGATGACGATCTGGTAGACGAAGCGGAGGATTTAGTAGGGAAACTGATAAGCGATACATCGTGGCTTCCCGTTGAAAAAATGGAACCAGATGCAGATCACTACGCACGTCACTCTCTTTACTGGGATCCACAGGACCGCTTTGAGGTGCTTGCCCTTGTCTGGAGTCCAGGTCAGGCTACACCAATACATGACCATGATGGTACGTGGGGCGTAGAGGGAGTTGCCGCCGGGCGTATGAAAGTAACCAATTTCTTGAAAATGGAGGACGTTTCCGATGATGTTGTCAAACTCCGTAATTCGGGAGTGATGACGTTTAATCAGCAAAGTACCGGACAGCTTCTGCCGCCAGCAGACTGTCATATCCTTGAACAACAGGGGGACAAACCTACTATTACGATTCATGTTTATGGGAAACAGCTTCGTAAATTTAAGATTTTTGACCCGCTTGAAGAGGAAGAAACGTTTAAAGTACGCAAACACATTGTTGCCTATACGGAAGAATCATAG
- a CDS encoding PspC domain-containing protein: MQNKLRKSAKDKSISGVCGGIAEYFGISSLGVRIIFIVLTPANLLIYIILANTILDSPPSL, translated from the coding sequence ATGCAAAATAAATTAAGAAAATCTGCAAAAGACAAATCTATATCTGGAGTTTGTGGAGGCATTGCCGAATATTTTGGTATATCTTCCCTTGGGGTAAGGATTATCTTCATTGTTTTAACTCCTGCCAATCTGCTCATATATATAATTCTAGCAAACACAATCCTCGATAGTCCGCCGTCACTGTAA